TTCTTTTAGTAGAAAACAACATCCATTTGATTTGACCATGAGTTCAATGAACAAACCAAAAATAGTATAAGTCTCGAACTATATGTGATCTGTTATTCAAGATGAAAGCATACCCACCTATATGGCCAAGATTTGAGATCCTACAATCTAGGAGAGGAGTTACAATAAACCTGGGTACATGTACACTGAACTATGAAAATACAAATGTGTTTATCACTCGACACTTTTCCTAAATTGACTGTTCAACCCAACTAGTTCAGTTTGCTTTTCAGCAATCCTGGAGCAAAGTTCGCTTCTATGAGTGCGCTCGAGCAGCTTTGGGTTTTGAGTTTTTCAGCTCCCTCTCAAGTTACTCTTAATGAACGATTGGAGTTCCTTTCCAAAAGAATTAAAAAAAGAGGAATACAAAAGAATGCGTGAAGATGTTTTGTTTGATGTGTTCTCGATCAGTAGTTGTATACTCTTGATAATCTCTGAAAAACTTGAAGATGGTGCGTTTATACCAAtgaaaaaaatagcgcgctacAGAAAATAGCGTGGCCCCTGAAAATATGCTATTAGTGTGCTACAGCGCGCTATAGCGTGCTACTAGCGAGGCATTGTACATTGATTTATTTAGCGAGACAATTCTCTATatgctatagcgtgctattagcgGAGCTACAGCGCGCTATTTTTTCCAGTGGTTTATACATGAGTGAGTAACTGAGTACATCCAGAAATTAGTGAAGTTTGACCACAAAGACGAACATTCAAGGATATACAATATATACACATTAAGACAGAAGCGAAGTATTAAACTACAATGTAGCAAGAACATACTCCAATTAACAGAATGGCAGCTCCAATGCACCAGGTCTGCTACTGCTTCTCATTGCAGAACAGTTGCCCAAAGGCACCCCTGATCGCTGCTACGGCTGCCAGGTACTTGCTCCTCTGTTGAAGGTACCTTTCTTCTCTCACCAATCGCTGTGCTGTGTCATCTAACTCGAGCAACCATTGCTGCTCTGAGCGATCTTCGACAAACAACCGAGCGACGACCAAGGAGAAAGACTCCGGAGAATGCATCCTGCTGAGCTGCCTAGCCTTGTCTCCCACTAGTTTCCAGCTGAGCTTGTCTGAAAGCATTGTCACGTCCTTCAGGTGTCCTTCCACCTGCTGCATCAGGCTCCCCAGGTTACTTGAATCGGGCGACTTTCTGTCTTTCAGTACCTGGACTCTTGCGATGACATAGGGCTTTGTTCTGACGACCTCCAGGACACGGAACCGATCACCGCCGACGCATGTCAGGAAGAAGCGGTCATTGACGAGCTTATCACACTGAACGATATGGACCATGCATCCAACATCGG
The sequence above is a segment of the Aegilops tauschii subsp. strangulata cultivar AL8/78 chromosome 6, Aet v6.0, whole genome shotgun sequence genome. Coding sequences within it:
- the LOC109755123 gene encoding uncharacterized protein, which encodes MAFKTLQAPPSLARPDSCSFSPTNSKSCCYQPKPHSRPQARIATKNRLHSSPVLKCRANPRGRIDEVVQLHQDHQTTEIPIVLHQSVVFPGQTLQMQTVEFRYRIMMQTLLLQEGHSFGIIYSSRKDSRMADVGCMVHIVQCDKLVNDRFFLTCVGGDRFRVLEVVRTKPYVIARVQVLKDRKSPDSSNLGSLMQQVEGHLKDVTMLSDKLSWKLVGDKARQLSRMHSPESFSLVVARLFVEDRSEQQWLLELDDTAQRLVREERYLQQRSKYLAAVAAIRGAFGQLFCNEKQ